The Glycine soja cultivar W05 chromosome 3, ASM419377v2, whole genome shotgun sequence genome window below encodes:
- the LOC114406048 gene encoding PRA1 family protein B4-like, which produces MSSTAPPVLPISNSQTTAGTTGAGGGAIEAPANNPAFRAFINNLSNSLRHGLDQRRPWSELADRSAFSKPESFSEATLRVRKNFSYFRVNYYAVVSLILAVSLLTNPFSLILLVGLLASWTFLYLFRPSDQPLVILGRTFSDFETLALLSAFTVFVVFLTSVGSVLVSALMLGVAVVCLHGAFRVPEDLFLDDQENSQATGFLSFLRGPASAAAAAAAAVPTVASRV; this is translated from the coding sequence ATGTCCTCCACCGCGCCTCCCGTCCTCCCCATCTCCAACTCCCAAACCACCGCGGGAACCACCGGTGCAGGCGGCGGCGCCATCGAGGCTCCGGCCAACAACCCGGCCTTCCGCGCTTTCATCAACAACCTCTCCAACTCCCTCCGCCACGGCCTCGACCAGCGCCGCCCCTGGTCGGAGCTCGCGGACCGCTCAGCGTTCTCGAAACCCGAGTCCTTCTCCGAAGCCACCCTCCGTGTCCGCAAAAACTTCTCCTACTTCCGCGTCAACTACTACGCTGTCGTTTCACTCATCCTCGCAGTCTCTCTCCTAACCAATCCTTTCTCTCTCATCCTCCTCGTTGGCCTCCTCGCCTCTTGGACCTTCCTCTACCTCTTCCGTCCCTCGGATCAACCTCTCGTCATTCTCGGCCGAACATTCTCCGACTTCGAAACCCTAGCCCTCCTCTCCGCCTTCACCGTCTTCGTCGTTTTCCTCACCAGCGTCGGATCTGTCCTCGTTTCGGCTCTGATGCTCGGTGTCGCCGTCGTTTGCCTCCACGGCGCGTTCCGCGTGCCGGAGGATCTGTTCCTCGACGATCAGGAGAATTCTCAGGCTACCGGATTCCTCTCCTTCCTCCGCGGCCCTGCCTCCGCCgctgccgccgccgccgccgctgTTCCCACCGTTGCCTCACGcgtttag
- the LOC114406045 gene encoding putative disease resistance RPP13-like protein 1: protein MAELVGGAFLSAFLNVVFDKLATDEVVDFFRGKKVDLNLLENLKSTLRVVGGVLDDAEKKQTKLSSVNQWLIELKDVLYDADDMLDEISTKAATQKKVRKVFSRFTNRKMASKLEKVVGKLDKVLEGMKGLPLQVMAGESNEPWNALPTTSLEDGYGMHGRDTDKEAIMKLVKDSSDGVPVSVIAIVGMGGVGKTTLARSVFNDGNLKEMLFDLNAWVCVSDQFDIVKVTKTMIEQITQESCKLNDLNFLQLELMDKLKDKKFLIVLDDVWIEDYDNWSNLTKPLLHGTRGSKILFTTRNENVVNVVPYRIVQVYPLSKLSNEDCWLVFANHAFPLSESSGEDRRALEKIGRDIVKKCNGLPLAARSLGAMLRRKHAIRDWDIILKSDIWDLPESQCKIIPALRISYHYLPPHLKRCFVYCSLYPKDYEFQKNDLILLWMAEDLLKLPNNGNALEIGYEYFDDLVSRSFFQRSKSNRTWDNCFVMHDLVHDLALYLGGEFYFRSEELGKETKIGMKTRHLSVTKFSDPISDIDVFNKLQSLRTFLAIDFKDSRFNNEKAPGIVMSKLKCLRVLSFCRFTMLDVLPDSIGKLLHLRYLNLSRTSIKTLPESLCNLYNLQTLVLSHCDKLTRLPTDMQNLVNLCHLHINGTRIEEMPRGMGMLSHLQHLDFFIVGKHKENGIKELGTLSNLHGSLSIRNLENVTRSNEALEARMLDKKHISHLSLEWSNDTDFQTELDVLCKLKPHHGLEYLTIEGYNGTIFPDWVGNFSYHNLRILGLRDCNNCCVLPSLGQLPSLKQLYISRLKSVKTVDAGFYKNEDCPSVTPFSSLEFLSIDEMCCWELWSIPESDAFPLLKSLKIVDCPKLRGDLPNHLPALETLMIRNCELLVSSLPRAPILKRLEIHKSNNVSLHVFPLLLESIEVEGSPMVESMIEAISSIEPTCLQRLTLMDCSSAISFPGGRLPASVKDLCINNLKNLEFPTQHKHELLESLVLDNSCDSLTSLPLVTFANLKSLKIDNCEHLESLLVSGAESFKSLCSLKIFRCPNFVSFWREGLPAPNLTRIEVLNCDKLKSLPDKISSLLPKLEYLQISNCPEIESFPEGGMPPNLRTVWIVNCEKLMSGLAWPSMGMLTRLTVAGRCDGIKSFPKEGLLPPSLTSLKLYKLSNLEMLDCTGLLHLTSLQKLIIERCPLLENMVGERLPVSLIKLTIESCPLLEKQCRRKHPQIWPKISHIRHIKVDNRWI from the coding sequence ATGGCTGAGTTAGTTGGTGGTGCGTTTCTCTCTGCTTTCCTCAATGTTGTGTTCGACAAGCTTGCTACCGATGAGGTTGTTGACTTCTTCCGTGGAAAGAAGGTTGACCTCAATTTGCTGGAGAACTTGAAGAGCACTCTGAGAGTGGTTGGAGGTGTGCTTGATGATGCTGAGAAGAAACAAACCAAACTCTCCAGTGTCAACCAGTGGCTCATTGAGCTCAAGGATGTTCTTTATGATGCCGATGACATGCTGGATGAAATTTCGACCAAAGCTGCAACTCAAAAGAAGGTACGTAAAGTGTTTTCTCGCTTTACCAATAGGAAAATGGCCAGTAAGTTGGAAAAAGTAGTTGGGAAATTAGATAAAGTTCTAGAAGGCATGAAGGGTCTTCCTTTGCAAGTGATGGCAGGGGAGAGCAACGAGCCATGGAATGCTCTGCCAACAACATCTCTGGAAGATGGATATGGTATGCATGGTAGGGATACAGACAAGGAGGCCATAATGAAGTTGGTAAAGGATAGCAGTGATGGTGTACCAGTGTCTGTTATCGCTATTGTAGGCATGGGTGGGGTTGGAAAAACCACTCTGGCCCGATCTGTGTTCAACGATGGCAATTTGAAGGAAATGTTGTTTGATTTAAATGCATGGGTTTGTGTTTCTGACCAATTTGATATTGTGAAGGTCACAAAAACTATGATAGAGCAAATTACGCAAGAGTCATGTAAATTGAATGATCTAAACTTTCTTCAACTTGAATTGATGGACAagctgaaagataaaaaattcttaattgtCTTGGATGATGTATGGATCGAGGATTATGATAATTGGAGTAATCTTACAAAACCATTGCTGCATGGAACAAGGGGAAGTAAAATTCTCTTCACAACCCGCAATGAAAATGTAGTGAATGTAGTCCCTTACCGTATTGTTCAAGTTTATCCTCTAAGTAAATTGTCAAATGAAGATTGTTGGCTAGTGTTTGCAAACCACGCATTTCCTCTCTCAGAATCAAGTGGGGAGGATAGAAGAGCTTTAGAAAAAATTGGAAGGGATATTGTTAAAAAGTGTAATGGATTGCCTTTAGCAGCACGCTCACTTGGAGCTATGTTGAGGAGAAAGCATGCTATTAGGGATTGGGATATTATACTTAAAAGTGACATTTGGGATCTGCCTGAAAGTCAGTGTAAAATTATTCCAGCCTTGAGAATTAGTTATCATTATCTCCCTCCACATCTGAAAAGGTGCTTTGTTTATTGTTCATTATACCCCAAAGATtatgaatttcaaaaaaatgacTTGATCTTGTTGTGGATGGCTGAAGATCTTTTGAAGCTTCCAAACAATGGAAATGCCTTGGAAATTGGTTACGAGTATTTTGATGATTTAGTTTCAAGATCATTTTTTCAACGTTCAAAAAGTAATCGAACTTGGGACAATTGTTTTGTAATGCATGACCTCGTGCATGATCTAGCATTATACCTTGGTGGAGAATTCTATTTCAGATCGGAAGAACTTGGAAAAGAAACCAAGATTGGTATGAAGACTCGTCATTTGTCAGTTACAAAGTTCAGTGATCCAATCTCAGATattgatgtttttaacaaactaCAATCTTTGAGAACTTTCTTGGCAATTGATTTTAAAGATTCCCGGTTCAACAATGAAAAAGCACCAGGTATTGTAATGTCGAAGCTTAAGTGTTTGAGAGTTTTATCATTTTGTCGCTTTACAATGTTGGATGTTTTGCCTGATTCAATAGGTAAATTGCTCCACTTGCGTTATTTAAATCTCTCTCGTACAAGTATAAAAACACTGCCGGAGTCATTGTGTAATTTGTACAATCTACAAACTCTGGTGTTGTCTCATTGCGACAAGTTGACCAGGTTGCCTACTGACATGCAAAATCTTGTAAACTTGTGTCATCTTCATATTAATGGTACTCGTATAGAAGAGATGCCTAGAGGAATGGGAATGTTAAGTCATTTGCAGCATTTGGATTTCTTTATTGTGGGCAAGCATAAAGAGAACGGAATCAAAGAACTGGGGACACTTTCAAATCTTCATGGTTCGCTTTCTATTAGGAATTTGGAGAATGTAACCAGAAGCAATGAAGCATTGGAGGCTAGGATGCTGGATAAGAAACACATTAGTCATTTATCCTTGGAATGGTCTAATGACACCGACTTCCAAACTGAATTAGATGTACTGTGCAAATTAAAACCTCACCATGGCCTGGAATATCTAACAATAGAGGGTTATAATGGAACCATATTTCCAGATTGGGTGGGAAATTTTTCCTACCACAACTTGAGAATTCTAGGTTTACGTGATTGTAATAACTGTTGTGTGCTTCCTTCGCTTGGGCAACTACCATCTCTTAAGCAGCTCTATATTTCAAGATTGAAGTCAGTGAAGACTGTTGATGCAGGGTTTTACAAAAATGAAGATTGTCCTTCTGTGACACCCTTTTCTTCCCTTGAATTTCTATCCATTGATGAGATGTGTTGCTGGGAGTTGTGGAGTATCCCTGAGTCAGACGCCTTTCCTCTACTCAAGTCTCTTAAAATAGTGGATTGCCCCAAACTAAGGGGAGATTTGCCAAATCACCTTCCTGCTCTGGAAACACTTATGATTAGAAATTGCGAGCTTCTTGTCTCTTCTCTCCCAAGGGCTCCCATCCTTAAGAGATTAGAGATACATAAAAGCAATAATGTATCGTTGCATGTGTTTCCTCTTTTGTTGGAATCGATAGAAGTAGAAGGAAGCCCAATGGTGGAGTCCATGATCGAGGCCATCTCCAGCATCGAGCCAACTTGCCTCCAACGTTTAACATTGATGGATTGCTCGTCAGCCATATCTTTTCCGGGTGGTCGTCTACCTGCATCTGTGAAGGATCTGTGTATCAACAATCTTAAAAATCTGGAATTCCCAACCCAACACAAGCACGAGTTACTGGAATCACTGGTCCTAGATAATAGTTGTGATTCTCTCACGTCTCTTCCATTGGTTACCTTTGCAAATCTCAAAAGTCTCAAAATCGATAACTGTGAACATCTGGAATCTCTTTTGGTTTCAGGGGCAGAGTCATTTAAGAGTCTGTGTTCTTTGAAAATTTTCCGATGCCCCAATTTTGTATCATTCTGGAGAGAAGGATTGCCTGCGCCCAATTTGACTCGAATTGAAGTTTTAAATTGCGACAAGTTGAAGTCATTACCTGACAAAATCAGTAGTCTTCTCCCAAAGTTAGAATATCTCCAAATATCCAACTGCCCAGAAATTGAGTCGTTTCCAGAAGGGGGTATGCCACCTAACCTGAGAACAGTTTGGATTGTCAATTGTGAGAAACTAATGAGCGGCCTAGCATGGCCATCCATGGGCATGCTTACCCGTCTCACTGTTGCGGGTCGATGTGATGGCATCAAGTCCTTCCCTAAGGAGGGTTTGCTGCCTCCCTCCCTTACATCTTTGAAGCTATATAAGTTGTCAAATCTGGAGATGTTGGACTGCACGGGGCTTCTCCATCTCACATCCCTGCAAAAATTAATCATAGAGAGATGTCCTTTGCTGGAGAATATGGTGGGAGAAAGGCTTCCTGTCTCTCTAATAAAATTAACCATAGAGAGTTGTCCTTTGCTGGAAAAACAATGCCGCAGGAAGCACCCTCAAATTTGGCCTAAAATATCCCACATCCGTCACATTAAAGTTGACAATAGATGGATTTAG